A window of Aliarcobacter trophiarum LMG 25534 contains these coding sequences:
- a CDS encoding ATP-dependent helicase gives MSENLLISLNKSQKSAAEHIDGPLLILAGAGSGKTKTITTRLAYLISIGIDPKSILTLTFTNKAANEMRDRAFSLLDTNSLNTPPLLCTFHKFGLLFLKFYIGELDRKNNFIIIDSDDKRRVLKSINKEIPTALLGSEVSKYKNSIMTPSEVKAQAQGKLYSEIADIYQKYEEHLFKNNLVDFDDLLLLPYKILKNNQKLAELTSQKYQYIMVDEYQDTNELQYRLLRLLCSTHNNLCVVGDDDQSIYGWRGASIKNILNFNEHFKDAIIVKLEENYRSTDTILQHANALIEHNRDRLGKKLVGTKDKGNSIKVYESHDENDETRKIVDDIKSLINSGKNPKDIAILFRVNALSRSLEEGFNKASLSYKLVGGMKFYERTEIKDLIAYFRILTNLSDNFSIKRVINKPKRGIGQTTIDKLEESAQNQGIGIFELIQKATPEELSAIVGKKNARTIKVFEASILDLRELMAESKMRLLDSFEEAFDYRASYDNLPDGFERQANIDEFYGYIRDFFIQNPHLDLKDFLNEIALENQSDEYSGDAVSMMSIHASKGLEFKYIFIIGLEEGFFPIIGDGTDLEEERRLGYVAFTRAMDDLTLSFVHSRFYKGKRTQLNKSRFLIESGLVKGSLVIEKSSGFKKGDMVNHKIFGQGRVEKAVNAGKDYKLTINFGGQKRDILSSFVEKN, from the coding sequence TCACAAAAAAGTGCAGCAGAGCATATAGATGGACCTCTTTTAATTCTAGCAGGTGCTGGAAGTGGAAAAACAAAAACTATTACAACAAGATTAGCTTATTTAATCTCTATTGGGATAGATCCAAAATCTATTTTGACTTTAACTTTTACAAATAAAGCAGCAAATGAAATGAGAGATAGAGCATTTTCTCTTTTGGATACAAATAGTTTAAATACACCACCACTTTTATGTACATTTCACAAGTTTGGACTTCTATTTTTAAAGTTTTATATAGGGGAATTAGATAGAAAGAATAACTTTATAATCATAGATAGTGATGATAAAAGAAGAGTTTTAAAATCAATCAATAAAGAGATACCAACAGCACTTTTAGGAAGTGAAGTCTCAAAATATAAAAACTCTATTATGACACCTAGTGAAGTAAAAGCACAAGCACAAGGTAAACTATATAGTGAAATTGCAGATATTTATCAAAAATACGAGGAGCATCTTTTTAAAAATAATCTTGTAGATTTTGATGACTTACTCCTTTTACCTTACAAAATTTTAAAAAATAATCAAAAATTAGCAGAACTTACTAGTCAAAAATATCAATATATAATGGTAGATGAGTATCAAGATACAAATGAACTTCAATATAGACTTTTAAGACTTCTTTGTTCAACTCATAATAATCTTTGTGTTGTTGGAGATGATGACCAAAGTATTTATGGATGGAGAGGTGCCTCAATTAAAAATATTTTAAATTTTAATGAGCATTTTAAAGATGCAATTATAGTAAAACTTGAAGAGAACTATAGATCAACTGATACTATTTTACAACATGCAAATGCTTTAATAGAGCACAATAGAGATAGATTAGGAAAGAAACTTGTAGGTACAAAAGATAAAGGTAACTCTATAAAAGTCTATGAATCACACGATGAAAATGATGAGACTAGGAAAATAGTTGATGATATAAAAAGTTTGATAAATAGTGGAAAAAATCCAAAAGATATTGCAATTTTATTTAGAGTAAATGCTCTAAGTCGTTCTTTAGAAGAGGGATTTAATAAAGCAAGTCTTAGTTATAAATTAGTTGGTGGAATGAAGTTTTATGAAAGAACTGAGATAAAAGATTTAATAGCATATTTTAGAATTCTAACAAATTTAAGTGATAATTTTTCTATAAAAAGAGTAATAAATAAACCAAAAAGAGGAATAGGACAAACTACTATTGATAAACTTGAAGAGAGTGCACAAAATCAAGGAATTGGGATCTTTGAGTTAATACAAAAAGCGACACCAGAAGAGTTAAGTGCAATTGTAGGTAAAAAAAATGCAAGGACAATAAAAGTTTTTGAAGCTTCAATATTGGATTTAAGGGAGCTTATGGCCGAGTCAAAAATGAGGCTTTTAGATAGTTTTGAAGAAGCATTTGATTATAGGGCTTCATATGATAATCTTCCAGATGGTTTTGAAAGACAAGCAAATATTGATGAGTTTTATGGATATATTAGAGATTTTTTTATTCAAAATCCACATTTAGATTTAAAAGATTTTTTAAATGAGATAGCCCTTGAAAATCAAAGCGATGAGTATAGTGGAGATGCTGTATCTATGATGAGTATTCATGCTTCAAAAGGTTTGGAGTTTAAATATATATTTATAATTGGTTTAGAAGAGGGATTTTTCCCAATAATTGGGGATGGAACAGATTTAGAAGAGGAGAGACGATTAGGTTATGTAGCTTTTACAAGAGCTATGGATGATTTAACTCTATCTTTTGTCCACTCAAGATTTTACAAAGGGAAAAGAACACAACTAAATAAAAGTAGATTTTTAATAGAGAGTGGTTTGGTTAAAGGGAGTTTGGTAATTGAAAAAAGCTCAGGTTTTAAAAAAGGCGATATGGTAAATCATAAGATATTTGGACAAGGAAGAGTTGAAAAAGCAGTTAATGCTGGAAAAGATTATAAGCTCACAATAAATTTTGGTGGGCAAAAAAGAGATATATTATCATCTTTTGTTGAGAAAAACTAA
- the truB gene encoding tRNA pseudouridine(55) synthase TruB produces the protein MQKRVYEKGELNKLFVVKKPMFISSNFYLNKFKRAYKNKKAGFSGTLDPFAKGCLIVAFGQYAKLFKYLEKTPKVYKAVIWLGVSSDSLDIERINSIGFEKELNIDFVKKEIEKLKGNIEYIPPKFSAKRVNGQKAYEIAREGLDFELESSIMQIFDIKFIRYNHPFISFEVKVSEGSYIRSLAQIFLRNIGSIGTLSYLERVCEGKFRFENHKELNPMDFIDLPKNNYTGTKEWLEFGRRISKDYLDIKDNGKYIIEVDTFFSIIEIIDNEVKYLLNKVPKIEVKND, from the coding sequence TTGCAAAAAAGAGTTTATGAAAAAGGCGAGTTAAATAAACTATTTGTTGTAAAAAAACCTATGTTTATTAGCTCAAATTTTTATTTAAATAAGTTTAAAAGAGCTTATAAAAATAAAAAGGCTGGATTTAGTGGAACTTTAGACCCATTTGCAAAAGGGTGTTTGATAGTTGCTTTTGGACAATATGCAAAGCTTTTTAAATATTTAGAAAAAACACCAAAGGTCTATAAAGCTGTTATTTGGTTAGGTGTTAGTTCAGACTCTTTAGATATTGAAAGAATTAATAGTATAGGGTTTGAAAAAGAATTAAATATTGATTTTGTAAAAAAAGAGATAGAAAAGTTAAAAGGTAACATAGAGTATATTCCACCAAAATTTTCAGCAAAAAGAGTAAATGGGCAAAAAGCTTATGAGATTGCTAGAGAAGGTTTGGATTTTGAATTAGAAAGTTCAATTATGCAAATATTTGATATAAAGTTTATTAGATATAATCACCCTTTTATCAGTTTTGAAGTAAAAGTTAGTGAAGGTTCATATATTCGCTCTCTTGCCCAAATATTTTTAAGAAATATTGGTTCCATTGGAACTTTGAGTTATCTTGAAAGAGTTTGTGAGGGAAAATTTAGATTTGAAAACCACAAAGAGTTAAATCCTATGGATTTTATAGATTTACCAAAAAATAACTATACTGGAACAAAAGAGTGGCTAGAGTTTGGTAGAAGAATAAGTAAAGATTATTTAGACATTAAAGATAATGGAAAATATATTATTGAAGTAGATACTTTTTTTTCAATTATAGAGATAATTGATAATGAAGTAAAATATCTGTTAAACAAAGTTCCAAAAATAGAGGTTAAAAATGACTAA
- a CDS encoding 4-(cytidine 5'-diphospho)-2-C-methyl-D-erythritol kinase, which produces MTKKSYAKVNIFLKITGVKDNYHLIASRFVLVKTVFDTISFVRKDVEDFSILGNFSCALEKNTVYKAYKELEKFPKVKEFFKKNIVKIDKTIPEFAGLGGGSSNCATFLNMVNQVCSLNLSKDELAKIGLNIGADVPFFIYEYNSANVSGVGEIVEEFEEELINIEVITPKIACDTGKIYKNFREKFYKELNRNEVKELFSTNSKDILEKLSIYEANDLYLPALDLNQNLKEFETSGWFFSGSGSSFFKVFKEN; this is translated from the coding sequence ATGACTAAAAAATCTTATGCTAAAGTAAACATATTTTTAAAAATTACTGGAGTTAAAGATAATTATCATCTAATAGCCTCAAGATTTGTATTGGTAAAAACAGTTTTTGATACTATTAGTTTTGTAAGAAAAGATGTTGAAGATTTCTCAATTTTAGGGAACTTTTCTTGTGCTTTAGAAAAAAACACAGTATATAAAGCCTATAAAGAGCTTGAAAAATTTCCTAAGGTAAAAGAGTTCTTTAAAAAAAATATTGTAAAAATAGATAAAACTATTCCAGAGTTTGCAGGACTTGGCGGTGGAAGTTCAAATTGTGCAACCTTTTTAAATATGGTTAACCAAGTTTGTAGTTTAAATTTAAGTAAAGATGAACTGGCAAAAATCGGCTTGAATATTGGAGCAGATGTCCCTTTTTTTATATATGAATATAATAGTGCAAATGTTAGTGGAGTTGGAGAGATTGTTGAGGAGTTTGAGGAAGAGTTAATTAATATTGAAGTAATTACTCCAAAAATAGCTTGCGATACAGGAAAAATATATAAAAATTTTAGAGAAAAGTTCTATAAAGAGTTAAATAGAAATGAAGTTAAGGAATTGTTTTCTACAAATTCAAAAGATATTTTAGAAAAACTTAGCATATATGAAGCAAATGATTTGTATCTTCCAGCTTTGGATTTGAACCAAAATTTAAAAGAGTTTGAAACAAGTGGATGGTTTTTTAGTGGAAGCGGAAGCTCATTTTTTAAAGTTTTTAAGGAAAATTAA
- the smpB gene encoding SsrA-binding protein SmpB encodes MAKKEVKKNLVFRNKKAFHDFTILDNLEAGIVLEGSEVKAIREGRVNLKDSFVRIIKGEVFLLNAHISHLSTTHTTYRPDEKRPRKLLLHSKQIGKMYSKVTKEGITLVCTKLYFNSKNMIKVEVATAEGKKLHDKREVLKEKSLKRESEQAMKSYK; translated from the coding sequence ATGGCAAAAAAAGAAGTAAAAAAAAATTTAGTATTTAGAAATAAAAAAGCATTTCATGATTTCACAATTTTAGATAACCTTGAAGCTGGAATTGTGTTAGAAGGTAGTGAAGTAAAAGCAATAAGAGAAGGAAGAGTAAACTTAAAAGATAGTTTTGTAAGAATAATAAAAGGAGAGGTTTTTCTTTTAAATGCACATATTTCACACTTAAGCACAACACATACAACATATAGACCAGATGAAAAACGTCCTAGAAAACTTCTATTGCATTCAAAACAAATAGGAAAAATGTACTCAAAAGTGACTAAAGAAGGAATCACTCTTGTTTGTACAAAACTCTATTTTAACTCTAAAAATATGATAAAAGTTGAAGTAGCAACGGCAGAAGGTAAAAAGCTACATGATAAAAGAGAAGTATTAAAAGAAAAGAGTCTAAAAAGAGAGAGTGAACAAGCTATGAAATCCTATAAATAA
- the ccoN gene encoding cytochrome-c oxidase, cbb3-type subunit I — protein sequence MQNSAQIEYDYSVAKCFTFATILFGIIGMTIGVVLAFQLAFPELNYLAGEYGTFSRLRPLHTNGVAFGFTLSGVFAGWYYISQRVLKVSLKESPFLMVVAKLHFWVYFITILLAVVTLFMGITTSKEYAELEWPLDILVVVFWVLWGISIFGIIGIRRERTLYISIWYFIATFIAIAMLYLFNNMEVPTALVSGYGSWIHSVSMYSGTNDAIIQWWYGHNAVAFVFTTPIIALIYYFLPKESGQNIYSYKLSILAFWGLLFVYLWAGGHHLIYSTVPDWMQTMGSVMSVVLILPSWGSAINMLLTMKGEWNQLQSNTVIKFMVLASTFYMLTTLEGPIQSIKSVNAIAHFTDWIPGHVHDAVLGWLVFMIMAALFHMVPRMFKRELYSKSLMETQFWLQTVGIVLYFTSMWIAGITQGMMWRAYDEYGSLVYSFIDTVTVLHPYYTIRAVGGLMYLIGFFMFAYNIYKTIRCGRVLDKEPANATPVAA from the coding sequence ATGCAAAACAGTGCACAAATTGAGTATGACTACTCTGTTGCTAAGTGTTTTACATTTGCGACAATCTTGTTTGGTATCATTGGTATGACAATTGGTGTTGTACTTGCTTTTCAATTAGCTTTTCCAGAGCTAAACTATTTAGCAGGAGAGTACGGTACTTTTAGTAGATTAAGACCACTACACACAAATGGTGTTGCATTTGGATTTACACTAAGTGGAGTTTTTGCTGGTTGGTATTATATATCACAAAGAGTTTTAAAAGTTTCATTAAAAGAGTCTCCTTTTTTAATGGTGGTTGCAAAACTTCATTTTTGGGTATATTTTATAACAATTCTTTTAGCTGTTGTAACACTTTTTATGGGAATTACAACATCAAAAGAGTATGCAGAACTTGAGTGGCCATTAGATATTCTAGTTGTTGTTTTCTGGGTTTTATGGGGTATTTCTATATTTGGGATTATTGGAATTAGAAGAGAAAGAACACTATATATCTCTATTTGGTATTTCATTGCTACATTTATAGCAATTGCAATGCTTTATCTATTCAATAATATGGAAGTTCCAACTGCACTTGTAAGTGGATATGGTTCTTGGATTCACTCTGTATCTATGTATTCAGGTACAAATGATGCGATTATTCAATGGTGGTATGGACATAATGCTGTTGCATTCGTATTTACTACTCCAATTATTGCATTAATTTACTACTTTTTACCAAAAGAGTCAGGGCAAAATATCTACTCATATAAACTATCAATCTTAGCATTCTGGGGATTACTATTTGTTTACTTATGGGCTGGTGGACACCACTTGATTTATAGTACTGTTCCAGATTGGATGCAAACTATGGGTTCTGTTATGTCTGTTGTTCTAATTTTACCATCATGGGGATCTGCTATTAATATGCTTTTAACTATGAAAGGTGAGTGGAATCAGTTACAGTCAAATACTGTAATCAAATTTATGGTTTTAGCATCAACATTCTATATGCTAACAACACTTGAAGGACCAATTCAATCTATTAAATCAGTAAATGCTATTGCACACTTTACAGATTGGATTCCAGGACACGTTCATGATGCTGTTTTAGGATGGCTTGTATTTATGATTATGGCAGCATTATTCCATATGGTTCCTAGAATGTTCAAAAGAGAGTTATACTCTAAATCGTTGATGGAGACACAATTCTGGTTACAAACAGTTGGAATTGTACTTTACTTTACATCAATGTGGATTGCTGGTATTACTCAAGGTATGATGTGGAGAGCTTATGATGAGTATGGTTCATTAGTTTACTCATTTATTGATACAGTTACAGTGTTACATCCATACTATACAATTAGAGCAGTTGGTGGTTTAATGTACTTAATTGGTTTCTTTATGTTTGCTTACAATATCTATAAAACTATTAGATGTGGAAGAGTACTTGATAAAGAACCAGCTAATGCAACACCAGTAGCTGCTTAA
- the ccoO gene encoding cytochrome-c oxidase, cbb3-type subunit II: protein MFHWLEQRPFFFAVMVFLFVAFAGVIEAIPDFAKQARPTVGTKPYSVLELTGRQVYIKDSCNACHSQLVRPFKSETDRYGMYSLSGEYAYDRPFLWGSKRTGPDLMRVGNYRTTDWHENHMRDPKAVVPGSIMPAYEHHFTNIADIETAYAEAYTVKAVFNTPYDQEGMPKLGTWEEAKAAALEEAKAIAADMKDEKVKQAVANGEVPEIVALIAYLNSLK, encoded by the coding sequence ATGTTTCATTGGTTAGAACAAAGACCGTTTTTCTTTGCGGTAATGGTATTTTTATTTGTTGCATTTGCAGGAGTTATTGAAGCAATTCCAGATTTTGCAAAACAGGCTAGACCAACAGTTGGTACAAAACCATACTCTGTATTGGAATTAACAGGAAGACAAGTATATATAAAAGATAGTTGTAATGCATGTCACTCTCAATTAGTAAGACCATTTAAATCAGAGACTGATAGATATGGTATGTATTCTTTATCAGGAGAGTATGCTTATGATAGACCATTCTTATGGGGTTCAAAAAGAACTGGACCTGATTTAATGAGAGTTGGAAACTATAGAACTACAGATTGGCATGAAAACCATATGAGGGATCCAAAAGCAGTTGTACCTGGAAGTATTATGCCAGCATATGAGCACCATTTTACAAATATTGCTGATATTGAAACTGCATATGCTGAAGCTTATACTGTAAAAGCAGTATTTAACACTCCATATGATCAAGAAGGTATGCCAAAGCTGGGAACTTGGGAAGAAGCTAAAGCTGCTGCTTTAGAAGAAGCTAAAGCTATTGCTGCTGATATGAAAGATGAGAAGGTTAAACAAGCTGTTGCAAATGGTGAAGTTCCTGAAATAGTTGCATTAATTGCATATTTAAATTCTTTAAAATAG
- a CDS encoding CcoQ/FixQ family Cbb3-type cytochrome c oxidase assembly chaperone, whose protein sequence is MDYETLMTIQGYAKFFLILVVFILFYSYAFSLYRREKKGERDFEKYSKLVHDDSSVSVPLEKRDIKKVIGNKEK, encoded by the coding sequence ATGGATTATGAAACACTAATGACAATTCAAGGTTATGCAAAGTTCTTTTTGATTTTAGTAGTATTTATACTATTTTACTCTTATGCTTTCTCCTTATATAGAAGAGAGAAAAAGGGTGAAAGAGATTTTGAAAAGTATTCAAAGCTTGTACATGATGATTCAAGTGTTTCAGTTCCTCTTGAAAAAAGAGATATTAAAAAAGTTATAGGTAATAAGGAGAAATAA
- a CDS encoding c-type cytochrome, protein MKSMIIGGIILIIALMAGTYFVAGDAFISDDYINALTFLGAAAIITISTFVVLKYINQMKNDTASGELADENWDGIGEYKNAVPTGWAIAYIGVIIWMFWYFTVGYPINGFSQIGQWNEETNEYNAKFESKWQNPNEQTLKAMGQSVFLVQCAPCHGVDAEGINGKAQNLTKRMSKEQVEFTIRNGSNHLVDAYPGGMPPMMLQDDKDISDVSAYVASGFKGEQPAAFAACAACHGDNGEGMPMVGPNIKAYDDALVLAVLKDGKKGLLGHMPSFESRLNETQERALASYIRSLGDK, encoded by the coding sequence ATGAAATCTATGATTATAGGTGGAATAATTCTTATCATCGCATTAATGGCAGGAACTTACTTCGTTGCAGGTGATGCTTTTATTAGTGATGATTATATCAATGCATTAACATTTTTAGGAGCAGCTGCTATTATCACAATTAGTACGTTTGTTGTTTTAAAATATATTAATCAGATGAAAAATGATACAGCAAGTGGTGAACTTGCTGATGAGAATTGGGATGGAATTGGTGAGTACAAAAATGCTGTTCCAACAGGTTGGGCTATAGCATATATTGGTGTTATTATTTGGATGTTTTGGTATTTCACAGTTGGTTATCCAATTAATGGGTTTTCTCAAATTGGTCAATGGAATGAAGAGACAAATGAGTATAATGCAAAGTTTGAAAGCAAATGGCAAAATCCAAATGAGCAAACTTTAAAAGCTATGGGGCAATCAGTATTTTTGGTACAATGTGCTCCTTGTCACGGAGTTGATGCTGAAGGGATTAATGGAAAAGCTCAAAACTTAACAAAAAGAATGAGTAAAGAGCAAGTAGAATTTACTATTAGAAATGGATCAAACCATTTAGTTGATGCATATCCAGGTGGAATGCCTCCAATGATGCTTCAAGATGATAAAGATATATCAGATGTATCTGCTTATGTTGCAAGTGGATTTAAAGGTGAGCAACCAGCAGCTTTTGCAGCTTGTGCAGCTTGTCATGGAGATAATGGAGAAGGAATGCCAATGGTAGGTCCAAATATCAAAGCTTATGATGATGCTTTAGTTCTTGCAGTATTAAAAGATGGAAAAAAAGGACTTTTAGGTCATATGCCAAGCTTTGAATCAAGATTAAATGAGACACAAGAGAGAGCTTTAGCTTCATATATTAGAAGTTTAGGAGATAAGTAA
- a CDS encoding DUF4006 family protein: MANNTQMNENERGIFKLHGITGMLVAVVLLLTILVVLVFNGVLVQQREASNAYQINQDLNALKANSPDNYKHYQLIGNGK; the protein is encoded by the coding sequence ATGGCAAATAATACACAAATGAATGAAAATGAAAGAGGAATTTTTAAGTTACATGGAATTACTGGAATGCTAGTAGCTGTTGTTTTACTTTTAACAATCCTTGTAGTATTAGTTTTTAATGGTGTTTTAGTTCAGCAAAGAGAAGCTTCTAATGCTTATCAAATTAATCAAGACTTAAATGCCTTAAAAGCAAATAGTCCTGATAACTATAAACATTACCAGTTAATTGGTAATGGTAAATAA